Genomic window (Dyadobacter fanqingshengii):
TAGTCAGAATGGTTAGGTGAATGAAAAGGGCAACAGGACCAGCGTTTTTGTCCTAATCAAAGTAACTTGAATGATATTAATTTATATCTTGTCCTGCGACATAGATACACGTTGTCCTACGACAAGATTTTGATGAAAACCGCGGGAGAAATTAAGCCATTGGAGCGCATACTCGAAGCTTCGCAGTTCATGCTGTCAGAAGAAGGGAAGGAGCGTTTCACAAAAAACCTGAAACGTTTCATTATTCCAAAAGGGCGGATCTTAGTGGATCTTGGGCAAGTTAGTCCTAATCTTTACCTGATAGAAAAAGGCGTCATGCGCACGTATTATCTGCGCGGTTCGGAAGACATTACGTCGCTGCTGGTTTCGGACGGGGACATTGTCTGCATTGCGGAGAGTTTTTTGCTGCAGCAATTATCCAATGAAGTGCTCGAAACGCTCGAAGATACCATCGTATATGCGATTGGGTACGACGCTTACCGGAAACTGGTTGAAGAAGACGCTTATATGGCCGGTTTGGCTGTTAAACTATTGGAACAGCACCTGATCAATTTCACAGACCGCGTCAAAGTTTTTAAATATTTGTCTGTTGAACAGCGTATTGAACATTATGTAAATCAACCTTCATCATTGTTCCGCCGCATTCCCGACCATTACATTGCAACCTATTTAGGAACAACGGCAGCCACATTTAGCCGGTGCCTTAAGACTATTAATTTTGACAAAAGCCGTAAATAAACGTTAGTCTATTTACGGCTTTTCATATTTTATCAAATGCAAAAAACGCATTTATTAACCAGCCTGTTCAACAGCTTTTGGCTTGCGTCCGCGTGGCTTTCCTGTGTAAGCGGGCTTTGGTTCAGAGCTTGCCAAAGCCAATTCGTATCCTACAACGCCCTCCTCGTAATTGAACGGTGTTGC
Coding sequences:
- a CDS encoding Crp/Fnr family transcriptional regulator; translated protein: MKTAGEIKPLERILEASQFMLSEEGKERFTKNLKRFIIPKGRILVDLGQVSPNLYLIEKGVMRTYYLRGSEDITSLLVSDGDIVCIAESFLLQQLSNEVLETLEDTIVYAIGYDAYRKLVEEDAYMAGLAVKLLEQHLINFTDRVKVFKYLSVEQRIEHYVNQPSSLFRRIPDHYIATYLGTTAATFSRCLKTINFDKSRK